The DNA region tggtgcaccccacggtgacacactcggacgaataaatttcttatccaacagatcttccaactgactcttcaattcagttaactcaacagcagacatacggtacggagccatcgatatcggtctagtacccggtaccaaatcaatcgagaactcaacttcacgtttTGGCGGCAATTCcttcacttcttctggaaacacatcaggaaaatcacacaccacagccagatcgccaatcactagtttatctttagcctccacagtcgctaacagcataaacaactctgccccatctgctacttcctcattcacctgccttgctgatagaaataaactcttcccttcctcaatctcaggaaatatcacagtcttatcaaaacagttgatataaattcggttacacaccaaccagttcattcccaagataacatcaatctgcactagtggaagacacacaaggtctatcccaaagtctctaccaaaaatactcaaggacaactcaaacaaactgaagtagtagtcactgaacccttcgcaggagtatcaatcaccatactaccaagcatctcagatatctctaacttaagtttcacagcacaatccagagatataaaggaatgagtagcaccggtgtcaataatagctacaagaggaaagccattaatataacacgtacctcggatcaaacgatcatctgcagaagtctcagaacctgataaagcaaagaccttgcctcctgactgattctccttcttcggcttaggacactgtggactgatatgacccaactctccacagttgaaacaagttacagtcttcaaccgacactctgcagccaaatgaccacctttgccacacttgaaacacttcatctcagcactggtacactcatggacacgatgtccagcccgaccacatctataacacttagcaggggcactagagtctcccccactaggcctcttcatcccactctgcttctggaaacctttgccagctgcatatggttttccacgatcattctgattcttgtctttcctatcaaccctttgctgatagctctctgctctggctttggaatcctgttcaaaaatcctgcaacagtcaaccaagtcagaaaacactctgatccgttggtatccaatagcctgtttgatctcgggacgcaacccgttctcaaacttcacacattttgaaaattctccagtagcctcattatagggagtataatactttgacagctctgtgaacttagcagcatactccgtaacagacttgttaccctgcttcaactctaagaactctatctctttcttccctctgacatcttctggaaagtacttcctcaggaatctctctctgaacacatcccaagagatctcagcattaccagcagtttccaactcagtgcgggtagcaacccaccaatcatctgcttcttctgacagcatgtgcgtaccgaacctgaccttctggttatcggcacactcagttactcggaagatcctctcgatctccttcaaccacttctgagcaccatctggatcgtatgctcccttgaacattggaggattgttcttctggaactcactcagttgacgagcagctcccattcccaccacattcggattccctccaagtactccagctagcatacccagagcctcagcaatcgcagcatcatctcttcctcttccagccatctctattctgaaaacccaacaagctaaaacaataagtactgatagggttacacaacacctatcccgtacagggaaaacagaataattacgactcgactcgaccgactatgctctgataccactaatgtaacacccttctaaaataccccaaatatttaattaaaaataataaacatataacaattcagagtaattatgccatgcaagggtgtcacacataatattcacaccattcaaccatataacggtcatgctcttttattaattcaaaacataaacaattgcataaaacgcaacggatagagatctcctcaatcatgtaaaacatgtaacattcaatgtaaattattcaacaaggtaaatatcccatcccgatgttacatctatcagagcacgacccactaaggagactacactagactccaagcattcgcttctactcaactcatttctcgttacctgaaaattagttgtaagggtgagttcctcaatcaatataataagcattatagaatataatgtcatgttaagtaatttaacacattaatcaccctaatcacaacatacaatcagtaacagcacatcaactcacatcatactcaacattccatcacacacaagtataatctcaaatcatactctacAACAATACAAATAcacatataatattggaatacatccattcatattatacgccatacatacattatgcgATGAGACTCaacacatgcggtaccgactattcttgaacatatagttcaagctcaccgatcaaatccagatacggctactaagctcactagtcccactcatttgagatctaatgactcactcactaattcctcaccatgggaattagctacagccccaaaggctatgctatgcacactaatcatctagtatgcaaacatcaacaacaaatccacaatgattcactcactaattcctcaccatgggaattagctacagccccaaaggctatgctatgcacgctactcatctagcaatgcaacatcaacaacaattcaagaatagacatatgctcacactctaagccatacaacagtccattcacacatgCATAATATACATTCACGTCAgtatgcatatcatcatacatcatcaacacatgtatcaacacatcattatcatgtaaatcaattaaacacagtattagcacactctactaataccgattactgctcaaaacaacgggaattaatccctgttacatcataggccaacataggccaaccctcaaataggcacacaacatttaaaacaccaattttccactctgcaacagcgttaaccggttaacgccctgggttaaccggttaacgcagcacaacacgcctcctgtcccaaaacttaacagtgttaaccggttaacgccctgggttaaccggttaacgcagcacaaacagcaatatttcagcaatcacaacagtgttaaccggttaacgccctgggttaaccagttaacgcagacaaaacagcaaattttcacaattcaaaacagtgttaaccggttaacaccctgggttaaccggttaacgcaagacagaagctgttcctgcgctaactcaaggcagaatgcagaattttccgcattttccgccattggaggacttccggacctccgattccaattccgtaaaaagctacactttcggaattttacaactaacccaaacacagattcaattacagtctaacacaacttattcatcaaaatttctcagcatttcaaaatcccaattagggtcaaatcacggtttatcactacccattacatgctaacccataatacccattaaacgacgataaaccccccttacctgattaatccggcgaatctttaagctccaagctttgtctcttctccaaccttcttcctcttgctctgtctctttgccctttttctctttcacgatcgttctctgtttcacgtgaaactttctttttaccaaatgggattctttctcttatttccaacatatatatatcttccaaataataataataatccaataataataataatgaaatttccaattatttaattaaattaataaataaattattaactcaatttaaataattattttattattatcggggtgttacaccatTCACTATAACAAAACTATTTTCACATATATTAATGCGGGATTCTCATTTAGCAGTACAAATATACATTTATTCAAAATCCACATCAATTCTGATTTCCTTCATCTgaaaaattgaatttaaaaaaagTTGCATAGTCGTGTTGAAGAAATTATTTATCGCCATCCATTAATTAATGGAGACGATGATACTGTCTTTTACATAATGACACAAATTAGGAATGACGAACAAGTCAAATCAATGTTTCAGTGTCACATTACATTTTCTCAACTATCCACCATTGAGATATATGTTCGTCTACTTGAACATCTTGAAACATATATGACTTAATCCACACAATCACACCAGTATGGAATGAGTCAAACCACTGACGATGAACCAACTTAAAATAATGAAACCTTTCATACCCAATGAAGAGGTTGACAAAGACAATGGAGATGATCAAGAAGAGGTCCGATTTGAAGATTTATTTGGTACTAGCGATGATTATGGAAATAGAGACCTCATCGACACGCCTACCCTAGCAGTAAGAGCTCAACCGATTAATTTGTACAACCCACCTGTTCACATGCAAATTATATGTTTGGAAGATGTTCAACCGATCTTTGTTTTGGGAAGTTTCACATCAAACCATAATGTTGATGAAATATAGGAGGAAATGAAGTTTGAAAACAAGGAACCTTATGTTGTCGCGTTGCAACATTGGCATATAAAACGTAGTCTTGATTATTCAGTGACTAAATCTGACAATGCACGATACATAATTAAGTGTAAGAATTCAGAATGCGAATTCAAATGCAGGGTTTCTTTGCGTAAGAGTAACTCAAAGTGGAATATTGATAAGCTTAGTGGGCCTCACACATGCACAACCACTTCAATGTCACAAGACCATAGAAAACTCAATTCAGAAATGATTAGTCAGAGCATAATGGAGCTTGTTAATCGCGATGCTTCTCTTAAGGTGAAGGTGATCATCGCTCATATCATACAAAAAGTCATGGATTGCAAAGTGTAAGACCATATAATCACTATATGGAAATTGGGAGACATATTACAACGACCTCCCGCAGTGGATATTGGTAACGAAAACATATCTTCCTAGTAATAGTATAAAATTGCAAACCTTATCTGTGATTTCATATGATGGATCCCAATTGGGTGACAAGAGGATCTTCTGTCGTCTCTTTTGGGCGTTTCGACCATGTATACGTGGTTTCGCCTATTGTAAACCTCTTGTGCAAGTTGATGAAACATGGTTGTATTGCAAGTATAAAGGGACTATGTTGATGGTtgtggcacaagatgggaacacgAACATTTTCCCAATAGCTTTCGCATTAGTTGAAGGTGAGATAAATGATGCTTAGAGtttctttcttagcaatttgagAATACACGTGACACCACTAGCTAATTTGTTTCTAATATCAGACAAACCTGAATTGATAAAGAGTGCATATAACAATCCTGAGAATGGATGGCAATATCCTCTATTTTCACACGTTTATTGCATtagacacattgcacaaaacttcatgcgtgaGATTAAAGACAAGGAGTTACGCAAAAAAGTTGTTAACATGGGTAACAATATAAATTTTAGTTACCACAATTATCCTCCATCTTCACATGTCTATTATGTTTTTTATAACATTTTTATTACAGGTTATGCCTTGATAGAGGCGACATTTAACTACTATCACGAGGAAATCCGAAGAACAAATAATGAGACTTTATCATGGATAGACAACATCCCTCGGAAGAAGTGGGCAATGACATATGACGAAGGGCAACGCTAGGGTCACATGACAACTAATCTGACAGAAGCAATGAACTCGGTACTCAAAGAAACCCGAAACTTTCTAATCACTGCATTGGTCCAGTCCACGTACTATCGGTTAAGACCACTCTTTGGTAAAAGAGG from Lathyrus oleraceus cultivar Zhongwan6 chromosome 1, CAAS_Psat_ZW6_1.0, whole genome shotgun sequence includes:
- the LOC127086708 gene encoding uncharacterized protein LOC127086708, with the translated sequence MKPFIPNEEVDKDNGDDQEEVRFEDLFGTSDDYGNRDLIDTPTLAEEMKFENKEPYVVALQHWHIKRSLDYSVTKSDNARYIIKCKNSECEFKCRVSLRKSNSKWNIDKLSGPHTCTTTSMSQDHRKLNSEMISQSIMELVNRDASLKVKWILVTKTYLPSNSIKLQTLSVISYDGSQLGDKRIFCRLFWAFRPCIRGFAYCKPLVQVDETWLYCKYKGTMLMVVAQDGNTNIFPIAFALVEDKPELIKSAYNNPENGWQYPLFSHVYCIRHIAQNFMREIKDKELRKKVVNMGYALIEATFNYYHEEIRRTNNETLSWIDNIPRKKWAMTYDEGQR